One window from the genome of Pseudomonas sp. L5B5 encodes:
- a CDS encoding AAA family ATPase, which produces MEHREALLALRTFLSTQILGQEKLIERLLIALLADGHMLVEGAPGLAKTKAIKELADGVEAQFHRIQFTPDLLPADITGTEIYRPETGSFVFQQGPIFHNLVLADEINRAPAKVQSALLEAMAERQVSVGRSTYELSPLFLVMATQNPIEQEGTYPLPEAQLDRFLMHVKIGFPDAAVERRILQQARGEALNGETLPERRVSQQAIFAARKEILGLYMADAVEEYLVQLVMATRTPGKFDPELAEWIAYGASPRGSIALDRCARAHAWLAGRDFVSPEDIQAVLFDVLRHRIILSFEAEAAGIDQDRVVQRILDVVAVA; this is translated from the coding sequence ATGGAACATCGTGAAGCGCTATTGGCGCTGCGAACCTTTCTTTCAACGCAGATTCTCGGCCAGGAAAAACTCATCGAGCGCTTGCTCATCGCCCTGCTCGCCGACGGCCATATGCTGGTCGAGGGCGCTCCGGGGCTGGCCAAGACCAAGGCCATCAAGGAGTTGGCCGACGGCGTCGAAGCACAGTTCCATCGAATCCAGTTCACCCCCGACCTGCTGCCCGCCGACATCACCGGCACCGAGATCTATCGCCCGGAAACCGGCAGCTTCGTGTTCCAGCAAGGCCCGATCTTCCACAACCTGGTGCTGGCGGACGAGATCAACCGCGCCCCGGCCAAGGTCCAGTCGGCCCTGCTGGAGGCCATGGCCGAGCGCCAGGTCAGCGTCGGGCGCAGCACCTATGAACTGTCGCCACTGTTCCTGGTGATGGCGACCCAGAACCCCATCGAGCAGGAAGGCACCTACCCGCTGCCCGAAGCCCAGCTCGACCGCTTCCTCATGCACGTCAAGATCGGCTTCCCGGATGCCGCGGTGGAGCGCCGGATCCTCCAGCAGGCCCGGGGCGAGGCGCTGAACGGCGAGACCCTGCCCGAGCGTCGGGTCAGCCAGCAGGCAATCTTCGCTGCCCGCAAGGAGATCCTCGGCCTGTACATGGCCGACGCGGTGGAGGAGTACCTGGTTCAGCTGGTGATGGCCACCCGCACGCCGGGCAAGTTCGATCCGGAACTGGCCGAGTGGATCGCCTATGGCGCCAGCCCGCGCGGCTCCATCGCCCTGGACCGCTGCGCGCGGGCCCACGCCTGGCTGGCCGGACGCGACTTCGTCAGCCCCGAGGATATCCAGGCCGTGCTGTTCGACGTACTGCGTCATCGCATCATCCTGTCCTTCGAAGCAGAAGCGGCAGGCATCGACCAGGACCGTGTGGTACAGCGCATCCTCGACGTCGTTGCCGTCGCCTGA
- a CDS encoding DUF58 domain-containing protein, whose translation MTHASAEPGIRITLGELIEMRHRVREVQLFSTPSQRSPLVGLHHSKLRGRGVDFDQVRVYQAGDDVRTIDWRVTARTLEPHTKLFHEERERPIFIMVEQSRQLFFGSGLMFKSVLAAQAASLIGWAALGHNDRVGGLVYGDDEHYEIKPRRSKQSLLQLLNRLVRVNQSLHADAQPQRDALGTALLRGREVLRPGSLVIVICDERALSDAAEQQLSLLSRHCDLLLMPLSDPLDHALPAAGLMRFAERGAQLELDTLNYELRQAYRAQSEARIARWERLAQKLRVLLMPLSTQSEMVEQLREYLNPQRPGAGR comes from the coding sequence ATGACCCATGCCAGCGCCGAACCCGGCATCCGCATCACCCTCGGTGAACTGATCGAGATGCGCCACCGTGTGCGCGAGGTGCAGCTGTTCTCCACGCCAAGCCAGCGCAGCCCACTGGTGGGGCTGCATCATTCCAAGCTGCGCGGTCGTGGAGTGGACTTCGACCAGGTGCGGGTCTACCAGGCCGGCGACGACGTGCGCACCATCGACTGGCGCGTCACCGCGCGGACCCTGGAACCCCACACCAAGCTGTTCCATGAAGAGCGCGAACGCCCGATCTTCATCATGGTCGAGCAGAGCCGCCAGTTGTTCTTCGGTTCCGGGCTGATGTTCAAGTCGGTGCTCGCCGCCCAGGCCGCAAGCCTGATCGGCTGGGCCGCCCTGGGCCACAACGACCGGGTTGGCGGCCTGGTCTATGGCGACGACGAGCACTACGAGATCAAGCCCCGGCGCAGCAAGCAGAGCCTGTTGCAACTGCTCAACCGCCTGGTGCGGGTCAACCAGTCGCTGCACGCCGATGCCCAGCCCCAGCGCGACGCCCTGGGCACCGCGCTGCTGCGAGGTCGCGAAGTGCTGCGCCCCGGCAGCCTGGTGATCGTGATCTGCGACGAACGTGCGCTGAGCGACGCCGCCGAACAGCAACTGAGCCTGCTGTCACGCCACTGCGACCTGCTGCTGATGCCGCTCTCCGACCCCCTGGACCATGCCCTGCCCGCCGCCGGCCTGATGCGCTTCGCCGAGCGTGGCGCGCAGCTGGAACTGGACACCCTCAACTATGAGCTGCGCCAGGCCTACCGCGCCCAGAGCGAAGCGCGCATCGCCCGCTGGGAGCGCCTGGCACAGAAGCTGCGGGTCTTGCTGATGCCCCTGAGCACCCAGAGCGAAATGGTCGAGCAACTGCGCGAGTACCTCAACCCGCAGCGCCCGGGAGCCGGCCGATGA
- a CDS encoding DUF4381 domain-containing protein: MSSLEQLQPLLPPPPVGLWPPAPGWWLLAVALPTLAFALWHWRHLWRRKKVPSRAEQPLDPVRLAALAELALLPKPYDGAPAGAWLQALNGLLKRLCRNHYPHSQSHTLNGRKWLAFLDNRCPAAGLTRWMVLVEGAYKPECKLDDKAIAGLTQAVDTWIRKHV, translated from the coding sequence ATGAGCAGCCTGGAGCAGCTGCAGCCACTGCTGCCCCCACCACCGGTGGGCCTGTGGCCTCCGGCGCCGGGCTGGTGGCTGCTGGCCGTGGCGTTGCCAACCCTGGCCTTCGCCCTGTGGCACTGGCGTCACCTGTGGCGACGCAAGAAAGTCCCCAGCCGCGCCGAACAGCCCCTGGACCCGGTGCGCCTGGCCGCCCTGGCGGAACTGGCGCTGCTGCCCAAGCCCTACGACGGCGCTCCGGCCGGGGCCTGGCTACAGGCGCTCAACGGGCTGCTCAAGCGCCTGTGCCGCAACCATTATCCCCACAGCCAGAGCCACACCCTCAACGGCCGCAAGTGGCTGGCGTTCCTCGACAACCGCTGTCCGGCGGCCGGCCTGACCCGCTGGATGGTACTGGTGGAAGGCGCCTACAAGCCCGAGTGCAAGCTTGACGACAAAGCTATTGCCGGCCTGACCCAGGCAGTGGACACCTGGATTCGCAAGCATGTTTGA
- a CDS encoding vWA domain-containing protein: MFEFAWPWIFALLPLPWLLRLVLPAADSGEPALKVSFLSDLEGLSKRRARAHLPAWRQQARFILLWVLLLIAAARPQWLGDPLPVAASGRDLLVAVDVSGSMDFPDMQWQDEDVSRLSLVKHLLGDFLEHREGDRVGLILFGSKAYLQAPLTFDRHTVRVWLDEAKIGIAGKNTAIGDAIGLALKRLRQRPAQSRVLILVTDGANNGGEIAPITAARLAAEEGVKIYPIGIGADPGQSATLGILGLNPSLDLDEPALKELAEVTGGRYFRARDGQELLAIKDTLDQLEPVAQQPTQARPAQALYHWPLAAALLLSALLVLRERWPQNPLQRFLTRKHFLQPLPHWRQRLKRLRLRRRR, encoded by the coding sequence ATGTTTGAGTTCGCCTGGCCGTGGATCTTCGCCCTGCTGCCCCTGCCCTGGCTGCTGCGCCTGGTGCTGCCCGCGGCCGACAGTGGCGAGCCGGCGCTGAAGGTCAGTTTCCTCAGTGACCTGGAAGGCCTCTCCAAGCGCCGCGCCCGGGCCCACCTGCCGGCCTGGCGCCAGCAGGCACGTTTCATCCTGCTCTGGGTCCTGCTGCTGATCGCCGCGGCCCGCCCACAATGGCTGGGCGACCCCCTGCCGGTTGCCGCCAGCGGACGCGACCTGCTGGTGGCAGTGGACGTCTCCGGCTCCATGGACTTTCCCGACATGCAGTGGCAGGACGAGGACGTCAGCCGCCTGAGCCTGGTCAAGCACCTGCTGGGGGACTTTCTCGAACACCGCGAAGGTGACCGGGTGGGCTTGATCCTGTTTGGCAGCAAGGCTTACCTGCAGGCTCCCCTGACCTTCGACCGGCACACGGTACGGGTCTGGCTGGACGAAGCGAAGATCGGCATCGCCGGCAAGAACACCGCCATCGGCGACGCCATCGGCCTGGCCCTCAAGCGCTTGCGCCAGCGCCCGGCCCAGAGCCGGGTGCTGATCCTGGTCACCGACGGCGCCAACAATGGTGGCGAGATCGCCCCCATCACCGCGGCACGCCTGGCGGCCGAGGAAGGTGTGAAGATCTACCCGATCGGCATTGGCGCCGATCCGGGCCAGAGCGCCACCCTCGGCATTCTGGGGCTCAACCCCAGCCTTGACCTGGACGAGCCGGCCCTCAAGGAACTGGCCGAGGTCACCGGCGGACGCTACTTCCGCGCCCGCGACGGCCAGGAGCTGCTGGCGATCAAGGACACCCTCGATCAGCTGGAGCCGGTGGCCCAGCAACCGACCCAGGCCCGCCCGGCCCAGGCCCTGTACCACTGGCCACTGGCTGCGGCGTTGCTGCTCAGCGCGCTGCTGGTGCTGCGCGAACGCTGGCCCCAGAACCCGCTGCAACGTTTCCTGACCAGGAAGCATTTCCTGCAACCCTTGCCCCACTGGCGGCAACGCCTCAAGCGCCTGCGTCTGCGGAGGCGTCGATGA
- a CDS encoding VWA domain-containing protein, which produces MIALWPHWFRPWWLLILPLLVLLVWKLWHRQKRTGRWQMILPAAFHAALLSGGNGRESKLPWVALGLAWLLAVLALMGPSWQRVEQTSQKPADPLVVLLELTPQMLADDVPPNRLEQARHKLLDLLALRSDAQTAIVVYAGSAHTLVPLSDDLATSRNLLDALKPSIMPQAGQRADLALRKALKLLDQGALGQGRVLLMASSLSEQERQGIRQALGSDGPQLLMLGIGSRDGAPVPLDDGSYLKDDQGAIVVSRLDSPGLKPFIGEVGGRYRQARLDDSDLRGLGLLGGPRGVRDDGQTLRLDTWADQGYWLLLPLLLLAACAGRRGWLFCLPLLLFAVPQPSYAFDFNDLWLRPDQQGQRLLQQQRPAEAARHFQDRQWQGVALYEAGQYTAAAERFAEGNDARAHYNRGNALARSAELDAAIDAYEQALELEPDLQPAQQNLALVQSLRQQQQAVEPPSPIKPESPQVEDNVRPDPGGTANTPAPGSETPPASANSTPGPGEVTPTDPQRPGHSDVPGSELDDEHTTTPLRPVEDSLDAEHQQALEQWLRKIPDDPGELLRRKFWYEQQTHQDQGKIR; this is translated from the coding sequence ATGATTGCCCTCTGGCCCCATTGGTTCCGTCCCTGGTGGTTGCTGATACTGCCGCTGCTGGTTTTGCTGGTGTGGAAGCTCTGGCACCGGCAGAAACGTACCGGACGCTGGCAGATGATCCTGCCGGCGGCGTTTCATGCCGCCCTGCTCAGCGGCGGCAATGGCCGCGAATCCAAGCTGCCCTGGGTCGCCCTGGGCCTGGCCTGGCTGCTGGCGGTACTGGCCCTGATGGGCCCCAGCTGGCAACGGGTGGAGCAGACCAGCCAGAAACCCGCCGACCCGCTGGTGGTGCTACTGGAGCTGACCCCGCAGATGCTCGCCGACGACGTGCCGCCCAATCGCCTGGAGCAGGCCCGGCACAAGCTGCTGGACCTGCTCGCCCTGCGCAGTGATGCCCAGACCGCCATCGTGGTCTATGCCGGCAGTGCCCACACGCTGGTGCCGTTGTCCGATGACCTGGCCACCAGCCGCAACCTGCTCGATGCCCTCAAGCCATCGATCATGCCCCAGGCTGGCCAGCGCGCCGACCTGGCGCTGCGCAAGGCCCTCAAGCTGCTGGACCAGGGTGCCCTGGGCCAGGGCCGGGTACTGCTGATGGCGTCCTCCCTCAGCGAACAGGAGCGCCAGGGCATCCGCCAGGCCCTGGGCAGCGACGGCCCGCAGTTGCTGATGCTCGGTATCGGCAGTCGCGACGGCGCCCCCGTGCCACTGGACGATGGCAGCTATCTCAAGGATGACCAGGGCGCGATCGTGGTCTCGCGCCTGGACAGCCCCGGGCTCAAGCCATTCATCGGCGAAGTCGGCGGCCGCTACCGCCAGGCCCGCCTGGACGACAGCGACCTGCGCGGCCTGGGCCTGCTGGGCGGCCCACGGGGCGTGCGCGACGACGGCCAGACCCTGCGCCTGGACACCTGGGCCGACCAGGGCTATTGGCTGCTGCTGCCGCTGTTGCTCCTGGCCGCCTGCGCCGGACGCCGCGGCTGGCTGTTCTGCCTGCCGCTGTTGCTGTTCGCCGTGCCGCAACCCAGCTACGCCTTCGACTTCAACGACCTGTGGCTGCGCCCCGACCAGCAAGGCCAGCGCCTGTTGCAGCAACAGCGCCCGGCCGAGGCCGCGCGACACTTCCAGGATCGCCAATGGCAGGGCGTGGCCCTGTACGAAGCCGGCCAATACACTGCCGCCGCCGAGCGCTTCGCCGAAGGCAACGATGCCCGCGCCCATTACAATCGTGGCAATGCCCTGGCCCGCAGCGCAGAGTTGGACGCTGCCATCGACGCCTACGAGCAGGCCCTGGAACTGGAGCCCGACCTGCAACCGGCGCAACAAAACCTGGCCCTGGTGCAAAGCCTGCGGCAACAGCAGCAGGCCGTGGAGCCACCTTCGCCGATCAAGCCGGAAAGTCCCCAAGTGGAGGACAATGTCCGGCCCGACCCCGGTGGAACCGCCAATACCCCGGCCCCGGGCAGCGAGACGCCTCCGGCCTCCGCCAACAGTACCCCCGGCCCGGGCGAGGTGACGCCAACGGATCCGCAGAGGCCCGGCCACAGCGACGTGCCCGGCAGTGAACTGGACGACGAACACACCACCACCCCGCTGCGCCCGGTGGAAGACAGCCTGGATGCTGAACACCAGCAGGCGCTGGAACAATGGTTGCGCAAGATCCCGGACGATCCGGGCGAACTGCTCAGGCGTAAATTCTGGTACGAACAGCAAACCCATCAGGATCAGGGAAAAATTCGATGA
- a CDS encoding BatD family protein, whose amino-acid sequence MTRCTALLLALACWTAQSQAAGLLASLDRSQVNAGETVELTLESTDVTQFGRPDLAPLQAQFEVRDTRQVNQLNSLGDNHASTRWIVTLLPRHTGTLAIEPLRLGDLRSQALSLQVNASPEQDQQAPLEPVFIDAELDQPQVYVQAQALLTLHIYHSVPLFDDSSLSPLQLDEARVEQLGEPRTYEKLINGVRHGVIEMRYAIYPQRSGVLQIPALTFSATLATPGTGQDATTQAPRPGKLIHVSSAEMALSVMAKPAVYPADVPWLPARSLNLSESWSPEPEHPQVGDSLTRSLTLRAEGLSSAQLPPLPLAEINGLRSYPDQPQLSNQQVEQGVVGIREERQALVPTRTGSVELPALEVTWWNTRTDRLETSSLPARVLQVADNPSLVVDTPASTAQASPAAEGLWWWQLSTLLLACTTLLGFGLWWRARSQPAVARVVQSGPSPRSLLDDLKRACQANDPQATRQALDAWARQQPETLAEMAARFVLLSDALDGLNGALYSESGQYWQGEELWRAIRAIPTAERVQAPQADTTSLPPLYPK is encoded by the coding sequence ATGACCCGCTGCACCGCCCTTCTGCTTGCCCTCGCCTGCTGGACTGCGCAGTCCCAGGCTGCCGGGCTGCTCGCCAGCCTGGATCGCAGCCAGGTGAACGCCGGGGAAACCGTCGAGCTGACCCTGGAGTCCACCGATGTCACCCAGTTCGGCAGGCCGGATCTGGCGCCCCTGCAGGCCCAGTTCGAGGTCCGCGACACGCGCCAGGTCAACCAGCTCAACAGCCTGGGGGACAACCACGCCAGCACCCGCTGGATCGTCACCCTGCTGCCGCGCCACACCGGCACCCTGGCCATCGAGCCGCTGCGCCTGGGCGATCTGCGCAGCCAGGCCCTAAGCCTGCAGGTCAATGCCAGCCCCGAGCAGGACCAGCAGGCGCCCCTGGAGCCGGTGTTCATCGACGCCGAGCTGGACCAGCCCCAGGTCTATGTCCAGGCCCAGGCCCTGCTGACCCTGCACATCTATCACTCGGTGCCGCTGTTCGACGACAGCAGCCTGAGCCCGCTGCAACTGGACGAGGCCCGGGTCGAGCAACTGGGTGAACCGCGCACCTACGAGAAGCTCATCAATGGCGTGCGCCACGGGGTGATCGAGATGCGCTATGCGATCTACCCCCAGCGCAGCGGCGTACTGCAGATTCCCGCACTGACCTTCAGCGCCACCCTGGCCACCCCCGGCACCGGCCAGGATGCCACCACCCAGGCACCGAGGCCCGGCAAGCTGATCCACGTCAGCTCGGCCGAAATGGCCCTGTCGGTCATGGCCAAGCCTGCCGTCTACCCGGCTGACGTGCCCTGGCTACCGGCCCGCAGCCTGAACCTGAGCGAAAGCTGGAGCCCCGAGCCCGAACATCCGCAGGTCGGCGACTCCCTGACCCGCAGCCTGACCCTGCGCGCCGAGGGCCTGTCCAGCGCCCAACTGCCGCCCCTGCCCCTGGCGGAGATCAACGGCTTGCGCAGCTACCCGGACCAGCCGCAGTTGAGCAACCAGCAGGTCGAGCAAGGCGTCGTGGGCATTCGCGAGGAGCGCCAGGCGCTAGTGCCGACCCGTACCGGTAGCGTTGAGTTGCCTGCCCTGGAGGTCACCTGGTGGAATACCCGGACCGACCGCCTGGAAACCAGCAGCCTGCCAGCCCGTGTGCTGCAGGTGGCGGATAATCCGAGCCTGGTGGTGGACACTCCGGCCAGCACCGCCCAGGCCAGCCCCGCGGCCGAAGGCCTGTGGTGGTGGCAGTTGAGCACCCTGCTGCTGGCCTGCACCACCCTGCTGGGCTTTGGCCTGTGGTGGCGCGCCCGGTCACAGCCAGCGGTAGCCCGGGTGGTCCAGAGCGGCCCCAGCCCGCGCTCGCTGCTGGACGACCTCAAGCGTGCCTGCCAGGCCAACGATCCCCAGGCCACCCGCCAGGCCCTGGATGCCTGGGCCCGCCAGCAGCCCGAGACCCTGGCCGAGATGGCTGCGCGCTTCGTCCTGCTGTCCGACGCCCTGGACGGTCTCAACGGAGCCCTCTACAGCGAGAGTGGCCAGTACTGGCAAGGCGAGGAACTGTGGCGGGCAATCCGCGCCATCCCCACCGCCGAGCGGGTCCAGGCGCCCCAGGCCGACACCACTAGCCTGCCCCCCCTCTACCCCAAGTAG
- a CDS encoding hydantoinase B/oxoprolinase family protein: protein MSTVDPITLAVVRGALETAQREMTLTLEKTGRSSVFNLAHDYSNALFDHLPEMVLQGQDIPIHLGSLIPAMKCVAGFFGDDIHEGDVIYHNDPAYQGSHILDCCMYKPVFYQGELVFWTVCKGHLTDIGGPVPAGYNPDAREIYAEGLRIPPVKLWSRGQRREDVINLLLTNMRARVYQEGDLNAQYGACSVGERHLLQLLERYGVEQVRACIGELKDMADRHMRALLRAVPDGLYHGSAVLEDSGHGLGQLTITAQVQISGDQAQVRIDSPPQVPYFINSYAGNSVSGVYLGLMMFAQVPPPYNEGLYRCISVDLGEPGTLCNASEPAPHVNSTTTPMETLADAVRQALEQAAPERVTASWGHASGINIAGHDPRNDNAEYVTMVLASIISGAGANQAMDGWPACGPLCCFGALMSGDIELLEYAYPILIHRYSLITDSGGAGQFRGGSGTCIEIEPLQHPMTVVGFGEGRQLPTAGAAGARNGLLAPKLGRLTHRRADGQEQAYQHNAQLTAQPGERVINFNPGGGGYGDPFQRPLERVAEDLRNGLISLEGARLDYGVVFDTEQRLDHDATRALRARP from the coding sequence ATGAGCACAGTAGATCCGATCACCCTCGCCGTGGTGCGAGGGGCGCTGGAAACCGCCCAGCGTGAAATGACCCTGACCCTGGAGAAAACCGGCCGTTCCAGCGTCTTCAACCTGGCCCACGACTACTCCAATGCGTTGTTCGACCACTTGCCGGAAATGGTCCTCCAGGGCCAGGACATCCCGATCCACCTCGGCTCGCTGATCCCGGCCATGAAATGCGTGGCTGGGTTCTTCGGCGACGATATCCACGAAGGGGACGTGATCTACCACAACGACCCGGCCTACCAGGGCAGCCATATCCTCGACTGCTGCATGTACAAACCGGTGTTCTACCAGGGCGAACTGGTGTTCTGGACCGTGTGCAAGGGCCACCTCACCGACATCGGTGGCCCGGTGCCCGCCGGCTACAACCCGGACGCCAGGGAAATCTACGCCGAGGGCCTGCGGATTCCTCCGGTCAAGCTCTGGTCCCGGGGCCAGCGCCGCGAGGATGTGATCAACCTGCTGCTGACCAACATGCGCGCCCGGGTCTACCAGGAAGGCGACCTGAATGCCCAGTACGGTGCCTGCAGCGTCGGCGAGCGGCACCTGCTGCAACTCCTGGAGCGCTACGGCGTGGAGCAGGTGCGCGCCTGCATCGGTGAACTCAAGGACATGGCCGACCGGCACATGCGGGCGCTGCTGCGCGCGGTGCCGGATGGCCTCTACCATGGCAGCGCGGTGCTGGAGGACTCGGGCCACGGCCTGGGCCAGTTGACCATCACCGCCCAGGTGCAGATCAGCGGCGATCAGGCCCAGGTGCGCATCGACAGCCCGCCCCAGGTGCCCTACTTCATCAACTCCTACGCCGGCAACTCGGTGTCCGGGGTGTACCTTGGGCTGATGATGTTCGCCCAGGTACCGCCGCCCTATAACGAGGGCCTGTATCGCTGCATCAGCGTCGACCTGGGGGAGCCCGGAACCCTGTGCAACGCCAGCGAACCCGCGCCCCACGTCAACAGCACCACCACCCCCATGGAAACTCTCGCCGACGCGGTGCGCCAGGCCCTGGAACAGGCCGCGCCGGAACGGGTCACCGCGTCCTGGGGCCATGCCAGCGGGATCAACATCGCCGGCCACGACCCGCGCAACGATAACGCCGAATACGTCACCATGGTCCTGGCCTCGATCATCTCCGGGGCCGGGGCCAACCAGGCCATGGACGGCTGGCCGGCCTGCGGCCCGCTGTGCTGCTTCGGCGCCTTGATGTCCGGCGACATCGAGTTGCTGGAGTACGCCTACCCGATCCTCATCCACCGCTACAGCCTGATCACCGACAGCGGCGGCGCCGGGCAGTTTCGCGGCGGCTCGGGCACCTGCATCGAGATCGAACCCTTGCAGCACCCCATGACCGTGGTGGGCTTCGGCGAAGGCCGGCAACTGCCCACCGCCGGGGCCGCGGGGGCGCGCAACGGCTTGCTGGCGCCCAAGCTCGGACGCCTGACCCATCGCCGCGCCGACGGCCAGGAACAGGCCTACCAGCACAACGCCCAGTTGACCGCACAACCGGGGGAGCGGGTGATCAACTTCAACCCCGGCGGTGGCGGCTATGGCGACCCCTTCCAGCGGCCCCTGGAGCGAGTGGCCGAAGACCTGCGCAATGGCCTGATCTCCCTCGAAGGCGCGCGCCTGGACTACGGCGTGGTGTTCGACACCGAGCAGCGCCTGGACCACGACGCCACCCGCGCCCTGCGCGCCCGCCCCTGA
- a CDS encoding hydantoinase/oxoprolinase family protein produces MSKQHYRLGIDAGGTFTDFILADQLGNVQLFKAPSTPQDGTLAIRNGLAQMADALGRSPAQIISDCDLCINGTTVALNALIEKTGVKVGLLCTDGHEDSLEIRLGHKEDGHRYDASYPQAHMLVPRHLRRPIGGRMRSDGQEHAPLDEATILQAIEYFREQEVQAVAISFVWSVRNPAHEQRAAQLVRAALPGVFVCTGNEVFPQIREYTRTSSTVVNAYLSPVMQRYVERIDSLFEELGAQQPTRYFQSNGGLAPGAIMSTRAVNAINSGPASAPQAGLCVARPFGIDNVITVDMGGTSFDITLSQGGRTNFSKDSDFLRYRIGVPMIQVETLGAGGGSIAHLDPFGMLQVGPRSAGANPGPVCYGKGGSEPTVTDANLVLGYLADGALLGGSIRLSRQAALEAIGSRIAEPLGISVERAALGIITLVNLNMVSGIRRVSVERGYDPRQFALIGAGGAAGMHVIRLAEEIGSQVVLIPKVASGLCAFGQILSDIRYDQLTTLPMRLDDQHVDLALLNRTLARLREQGLENLRQDGFSTGNRIDTQYHLEIRYLGQIHECSVELANSELDPAGLGALREAFHKRHEALFSYSEPQSPIELVNLECSVIARLQHPPMPELPIPERQVPATPGEQRSMLFDEAGGWQPTPVYQGEQLQAGQTLKGPCVIEEATTNIVVPPGWQATLAPSACYRLTPAD; encoded by the coding sequence ATGAGCAAGCAACACTATCGCCTGGGCATCGACGCCGGCGGCACCTTCACCGATTTCATCCTCGCCGACCAGCTCGGCAATGTGCAGCTGTTCAAGGCCCCCTCGACCCCGCAGGACGGCACCCTGGCCATCCGCAACGGCCTGGCGCAAATGGCCGACGCCCTCGGGCGCAGCCCGGCGCAGATCATCAGCGACTGCGACCTGTGCATCAACGGCACCACCGTGGCCCTCAACGCCCTGATCGAGAAGACCGGGGTCAAGGTCGGCCTGCTGTGCACCGACGGCCACGAAGACAGCCTGGAGATCCGCCTGGGGCATAAGGAAGACGGCCACCGCTACGACGCCAGCTACCCCCAGGCGCACATGCTGGTGCCGCGCCACCTGCGCCGGCCCATCGGCGGACGCATGCGCAGCGACGGCCAGGAGCACGCGCCCCTGGACGAGGCGACGATCCTGCAGGCCATCGAATACTTTCGCGAGCAGGAGGTCCAGGCAGTGGCCATCTCCTTTGTCTGGTCGGTACGCAACCCGGCCCACGAGCAGCGCGCCGCACAACTGGTACGCGCAGCCCTGCCTGGGGTCTTCGTCTGCACCGGCAATGAAGTGTTCCCGCAGATCCGCGAATACACCCGCACCTCCAGCACCGTGGTCAACGCCTACCTGAGCCCGGTGATGCAACGCTACGTGGAACGCATCGACAGCCTGTTCGAAGAACTGGGGGCCCAGCAACCGACCCGCTATTTCCAGTCCAACGGCGGCCTGGCCCCCGGCGCGATCATGAGCACCCGGGCGGTCAATGCGATCAATTCCGGCCCGGCCTCGGCGCCCCAGGCCGGGCTGTGCGTGGCCCGGCCGTTCGGCATCGACAACGTGATCACCGTGGACATGGGCGGCACCTCCTTCGACATCACCCTGAGCCAGGGCGGGCGCACTAACTTCAGCAAGGACAGCGACTTTTTGCGCTATCGCATCGGCGTGCCGATGATCCAGGTGGAAACCCTGGGTGCCGGCGGCGGCTCCATCGCCCACCTGGACCCCTTCGGCATGCTCCAGGTCGGCCCACGCAGCGCCGGCGCCAACCCCGGGCCGGTGTGCTACGGCAAGGGCGGCAGCGAGCCGACGGTGACCGATGCCAACCTGGTGCTGGGCTACCTGGCGGACGGCGCCTTGCTCGGCGGCAGCATCCGCCTGTCACGCCAGGCGGCGCTGGAGGCCATCGGCAGCCGGATCGCCGAGCCCCTGGGCATCAGCGTCGAGCGCGCGGCACTGGGAATCATCACCCTGGTCAACCTGAACATGGTCAGCGGCATCCGCCGGGTCTCGGTGGAACGCGGCTACGACCCGCGCCAGTTTGCCCTGATCGGCGCCGGCGGCGCGGCGGGCATGCACGTGATCCGCCTGGCCGAGGAAATCGGCAGCCAGGTGGTGCTGATTCCCAAGGTGGCCTCGGGGCTATGCGCCTTCGGGCAGATCCTCTCGGACATCCGCTACGATCAGTTGACCACCCTGCCCATGCGCCTGGACGACCAGCACGTGGACCTGGCCCTACTCAACCGGACCCTGGCCCGGCTGCGCGAACAGGGCCTGGAGAACCTGCGCCAGGACGGCTTTAGCACCGGCAACCGGATCGACACCCAGTACCACCTGGAAATCCGCTACCTGGGGCAGATCCACGAATGCAGCGTTGAGCTGGCCAACAGCGAGCTGGACCCGGCCGGCCTCGGTGCCCTGCGCGAGGCCTTCCACAAGCGGCACGAGGCGCTGTTCTCCTATAGCGAGCCGCAGAGCCCGATCGAACTGGTAAACCTTGAATGCTCGGTGATCGCCCGGCTGCAACACCCACCGATGCCAGAACTGCCGATCCCCGAGCGACAGGTGCCGGCAACGCCCGGAGAACAGCGCTCGATGCTGTTCGACGAGGCTGGCGGCTGGCAACCGACACCGGTCTACCAGGGCGAGCAGTTGCAGGCCGGACAGACCCTCAAGGGTCCCTGCGTGATCGAGGAAGCCACCACCAACATCGTGGTGCCGCCGGGCTGGCAGGCGACGCTCGCGCCCTCGGCCTGCTACCGGCTGACGCCTGCCGATTGA